From a single Nitrospinota bacterium genomic region:
- a CDS encoding glutamate synthase subunit beta has product MGAIKGFMEYERETPPGRPVEERLKDQKECYADFSEEKYKQQGARCMDCGVPFCQSESGCPLGNLIPDWNDMVYRGRYSEAVELLLKTNNFPEFTGRVCPAPCEGACVLGITEPAVTICNIEEMIAEVGFEKGFIKPKKPESRTGKKIAVVGSGPAGLACAEQLNSAGHEVTVFEKEDRVGGLLMYGIPHFKLDKEVVKRRIRLMEESGVIFKTGVNVGVNKSAKELKNEFDVVVLCGGSQKPRDIQVQGRDLDGIHFAMDFLPQQNKRNEGDTIPEDISITAKDKNVLIIGGGDTGSDCLGTSLRQGAKNVYQFELLPEPPQARSDDNPWPQWPKIFRVSSSHEEANEREGKEKITEYCVSTKKFSGKDGKVSKIHAVKIEFGEPDPETGRPQLREVPGSEFELEVELVLLAMGFVHPIHEGMLDELGMDLDARGNVACDNKKMTSVDGVFVAGDMTRGQSLVVWAIAEGREAARSVDLYLMGETQLPHSQFLK; this is encoded by the coding sequence ATGGGTGCAATAAAAGGATTCATGGAGTATGAGCGGGAGACACCGCCAGGCCGTCCGGTTGAGGAAAGGCTGAAGGATCAAAAGGAGTGCTACGCTGACTTTTCTGAAGAAAAGTACAAGCAGCAAGGTGCACGTTGTATGGACTGTGGTGTTCCTTTCTGCCAAAGTGAATCTGGCTGTCCTTTGGGAAATCTGATTCCCGACTGGAACGATATGGTTTATCGAGGTCGTTACAGCGAGGCGGTTGAACTACTGCTGAAGACCAATAACTTTCCTGAGTTTACGGGACGGGTCTGTCCGGCTCCCTGTGAGGGGGCCTGTGTTCTGGGCATCACTGAGCCAGCGGTGACAATTTGTAACATTGAGGAGATGATCGCAGAGGTAGGCTTTGAAAAAGGTTTTATCAAGCCGAAGAAACCGGAATCTCGTACAGGGAAAAAAATAGCAGTGGTAGGTTCAGGTCCTGCCGGACTGGCCTGTGCGGAACAACTCAATTCCGCAGGGCATGAGGTTACGGTTTTTGAAAAAGAAGATCGTGTTGGTGGACTCTTGATGTATGGCATACCTCATTTCAAACTGGATAAAGAGGTTGTTAAGCGTCGAATTAGGTTGATGGAAGAATCGGGAGTCATTTTTAAGACAGGAGTCAATGTAGGGGTTAATAAATCTGCCAAAGAATTGAAAAATGAATTTGACGTGGTGGTGCTTTGCGGCGGATCCCAGAAACCTCGTGACATTCAAGTACAAGGACGAGACCTGGATGGTATACATTTTGCCATGGATTTTCTCCCGCAACAGAACAAGAGGAATGAAGGGGATACGATTCCTGAAGATATTTCAATCACTGCAAAAGACAAGAATGTCTTGATCATTGGCGGTGGTGATACCGGATCAGATTGCCTGGGAACCTCGCTGCGACAAGGTGCTAAAAATGTTTACCAGTTTGAACTACTGCCGGAACCGCCACAAGCGAGGAGTGATGACAACCCATGGCCGCAATGGCCTAAAATATTCCGGGTTTCATCTTCTCATGAAGAGGCCAATGAACGGGAAGGTAAGGAAAAGATCACCGAGTATTGTGTTTCTACAAAAAAGTTTTCCGGAAAGGATGGCAAGGTTTCCAAAATTCATGCTGTGAAAATTGAGTTTGGCGAACCAGATCCTGAAACAGGCCGACCTCAACTACGGGAGGTACCTGGCTCTGAATTTGAACTGGAAGTCGAGCTTGTTCTGCTGGCGATGGGTTTTGTCCATCCTATCCATGAAGGCATGCTTGATGAGTTGGGGATGGACTTGGATGCACGGGGAAATGTGGCCTGTGACAATAAGAAAATGACCAGTGTAGATGGAGTTTTTGTGGCAGGGGATATGACAAGGGGGCAATCACTGGTCGTTTGGGCTATTGCTGAAGGTAGAGAAGCTGCAAGATCGGTAGACCTTTATCTCATGGGTGAGACCCAGCTTCCTCACAGTCAGTTTTTAAAATAA
- a CDS encoding Do family serine endopeptidase: protein MFILMVLPLSYGIGTSGFPTADPAFGLSTKVNPVGTNLIVDIAKKKNPAVVFVTSKTKIQPAKGNGPFGQFAPPFRGRSPRPPAPEGGTGSGFIIDHEGYILTNNHVVEGADKIKVTLQNEKEYKAKLIGSDPKTDIALIKIVQEYGENTSFPYLTLGNSEQVDVGEWVVAIGNPFGLDHTVTTGVVSAKGRNIGAGPYDEFIQTDASINPGNSGGPLLNMNGDVIGINTAIFSGSGGNVGIGFALPINMAKDILDELKQKGSVTRGWLGVMIQKITPELKESFKLKDTMGALVNDIVPNGPAAQGGLKRGDVITRFDGVEIMSMETLPKQVASIKPGKTVKVELIREGEARVLEVKIEPMKEEKPA, encoded by the coding sequence ATGTTTATTTTGATGGTCCTGCCGCTTTCTTACGGAATTGGAACATCAGGTTTTCCAACAGCGGACCCTGCTTTCGGATTAAGCACCAAAGTTAATCCTGTAGGCACCAACTTGATTGTCGACATCGCGAAAAAGAAAAACCCCGCGGTGGTGTTCGTTACATCAAAAACAAAGATTCAACCTGCAAAAGGAAATGGGCCCTTCGGACAGTTTGCTCCTCCATTTAGGGGACGAAGTCCTCGCCCACCAGCACCAGAAGGTGGAACTGGCTCAGGATTCATCATTGACCATGAAGGCTATATCCTTACCAACAACCATGTTGTGGAAGGTGCCGACAAAATAAAAGTAACACTTCAAAATGAAAAAGAATATAAAGCCAAACTTATAGGCTCTGACCCCAAAACGGACATTGCGCTGATCAAAATTGTACAGGAGTATGGTGAAAACACATCCTTCCCCTACTTGACCCTGGGCAATTCTGAACAAGTAGATGTAGGTGAATGGGTGGTAGCTATCGGTAACCCCTTTGGTCTGGACCATACCGTGACCACAGGAGTTGTCAGCGCCAAAGGCAGGAACATAGGTGCCGGACCTTATGACGAGTTCATTCAAACTGATGCCTCAATCAACCCCGGCAACAGTGGTGGCCCGTTGCTTAACATGAATGGTGATGTCATCGGTATTAACACCGCAATCTTTTCCGGAAGCGGTGGAAATGTAGGCATTGGTTTTGCCTTACCCATTAACATGGCAAAAGATATTCTGGACGAACTAAAACAGAAAGGCAGTGTTACACGTGGCTGGCTTGGGGTTATGATCCAGAAAATCACTCCGGAACTGAAAGAGTCTTTCAAGCTTAAGGATACTATGGGAGCACTGGTTAACGATATCGTACCCAATGGTCCTGCCGCTCAAGGTGGGTTGAAACGAGGTGATGTCATCACCCGTTTTGATGGTGTTGAAATCATGTCCATGGAAACACTTCCTAAACAGGTTGCTTCCATCAAACCGGGAAAAACTGTCAAGGTCGAATTAATTCGAGAAGGTGAAGCCAGGGTTCTGGAAGTTAAAATTGAACCCATGAAAGAAGAAAAGCCAGCATAA
- a CDS encoding methyltransferase domain-containing protein — MEGIPSDEFCRMVPWYKKISKNFFLHVALPSRLNNLARSEKTDSLSNINQNLPRETLSRIFKQLYSWIDKLKPLSSSNTTWGNYDSIHCYESDEVTQKHNFITNFIQKTEPETVWDLGCNTGEYSELALNAGAQHVVGFDFDQSALEKSFERAEKNNLNFLPLFFDAANPSPDQGWNSQERKGLLNRINADAVLALAFEHHLAIGRNIPLDKFIDWLINIAPRGVVEFIPKDDPNLKLMLNLRKDIFTDYNEHTFRNILESKCRIISSQEISKSKRILYWFERP; from the coding sequence TTGGAAGGAATACCGTCTGATGAATTCTGCAGAATGGTACCCTGGTATAAAAAGATTTCCAAAAATTTCTTTCTGCATGTAGCCCTTCCATCAAGATTGAACAATCTTGCAAGATCTGAAAAAACTGATTCTTTATCAAATATTAATCAAAACCTTCCACGTGAAACCCTGTCCAGAATTTTCAAACAACTCTACTCCTGGATTGATAAGTTAAAGCCTCTTTCCTCTTCTAACACTACGTGGGGTAACTATGACTCCATACACTGTTACGAAAGTGATGAGGTCACACAAAAACATAACTTCATCACCAACTTCATTCAAAAAACCGAGCCTGAAACAGTTTGGGACCTTGGCTGCAACACCGGAGAATACTCTGAACTGGCCTTGAATGCAGGAGCCCAACATGTCGTCGGCTTCGATTTCGATCAGTCAGCATTGGAAAAATCGTTCGAACGGGCGGAGAAAAACAACTTAAACTTCTTGCCTTTATTTTTTGACGCGGCAAACCCCAGTCCGGATCAAGGATGGAATTCACAGGAAAGGAAAGGTCTGTTGAACAGAATAAATGCCGATGCCGTTCTAGCCCTGGCCTTTGAGCACCACCTTGCCATAGGGCGCAATATTCCATTAGATAAGTTTATCGACTGGCTTATAAATATTGCTCCACGCGGTGTCGTCGAGTTCATCCCTAAAGATGACCCCAACCTCAAGTTAATGCTTAACCTGAGGAAAGACATCTTTACAGATTATAATGAACACACCTTCCGTAATATTTTAGAAAGCAAATGCAGGATTATCAGTTCTCAAGAAATCTCAAAAAGTAAACGCATTCTCTACTGGTTTGAAAGACCCTGA
- a CDS encoding sulfatase-like hydrolase/transferase: protein MNNFPKIFFHIFVLAGLALSPLYGVLSNEPNFFLAHNSEPVDIFLMIGMISFVFPFVIASLVSFILYPFAKNKVLSEGIFMSPLAIIILLPFVKIIADESVLGSISGALLIGLVFSFIYGKFTAPKYFLNYFSPAILVFPVLFLFEPKIFVLAVPEYTEADYPKVSIPSDTPVVFILFDEFPLAPILDEDLNIDMHAFPNFDRLSKISNWYRNASTNYAFTGPSIRSVLTGVWQDNSRFGTYKYFPNNLFTLLGNDYKVMAHESAVRLCPPTICLSQQEPDEVTSGEIFWKDVAAIYLNRILPQPKSFNIPDVSQGYKNFWGRKNSIASEKVSLVRKDFVIPFLAPEFKQRQIDGREDIFENFLESLNSAAGKKFYFLHILYPHNPYRFLTSGKKYDLVGEFDNIGMNEDLPKGGMWSKNINLISFQNQKLINQLGYTDHLIGKLLDRLEEKNLLEPSLFILAADHGVSIKAGTFRREIDVNSLGDIASIPLFIKLPGQKEGRVSDLPATLLDVLPTLADVLGVEIPWELEGKSLLNNSSGTRERIIHDSMIRPFPVPNDLRESLLDGVKRKRDLFGKFEGWDRFRLHDEDAHSFMDRPVADFKVQPMESIKVHLDSGSQVETRPGVLPAIVKGKLVGIDDKDNWAFLIAVNNIFRAVSPVINIEDSDNILSLLPEIAFKKGTNEVDIYLINKDSNKGDKVFKPLLN, encoded by the coding sequence ATGAATAACTTTCCAAAAATATTTTTTCATATTTTTGTCCTTGCCGGGCTGGCACTGTCCCCATTATATGGTGTTCTTTCCAACGAGCCCAATTTCTTTTTGGCTCATAATTCGGAGCCTGTCGATATATTCCTGATGATAGGAATGATTTCTTTTGTATTTCCATTTGTTATAGCGTCACTCGTGTCTTTTATATTATATCCTTTTGCTAAAAATAAAGTTTTATCAGAAGGAATCTTTATGTCTCCTCTTGCGATCATAATTCTTCTTCCGTTCGTGAAAATTATTGCGGATGAAAGTGTTTTGGGGTCAATTTCAGGGGCGTTATTGATAGGCCTGGTTTTTTCTTTTATTTATGGGAAGTTTACGGCTCCAAAATATTTTTTAAACTATTTTTCTCCGGCAATTCTAGTTTTCCCGGTATTATTTTTATTTGAGCCTAAAATATTTGTTCTTGCAGTTCCTGAATATACAGAAGCAGACTATCCCAAAGTTTCAATTCCTTCGGACACCCCTGTAGTTTTTATTTTGTTCGATGAATTTCCCCTTGCTCCAATTTTGGATGAAGATCTGAACATTGATATGCATGCTTTTCCAAACTTCGACAGACTTTCGAAAATATCAAACTGGTATCGAAATGCATCTACAAACTATGCATTTACAGGGCCTTCAATAAGGAGTGTTCTTACAGGAGTGTGGCAGGATAATTCCCGCTTTGGGACATACAAATATTTTCCAAATAACCTGTTTACCTTGTTAGGGAACGATTATAAGGTTATGGCCCACGAATCAGCGGTCAGACTATGTCCACCTACTATTTGCTTAAGTCAACAAGAACCTGATGAGGTGACTAGTGGTGAAATATTCTGGAAAGATGTGGCTGCTATTTATCTTAACCGGATTCTTCCTCAGCCAAAAAGCTTTAATATTCCAGATGTATCCCAGGGCTATAAGAACTTTTGGGGAAGGAAAAATTCAATTGCCAGTGAGAAAGTGAGTTTAGTTAGAAAAGATTTTGTGATTCCTTTTCTTGCTCCTGAGTTCAAACAGCGTCAGATTGATGGGAGGGAAGATATTTTTGAAAACTTTTTGGAAAGCCTTAACTCTGCTGCTGGAAAGAAATTTTATTTCCTGCATATACTCTATCCCCACAATCCTTATAGATTTTTAACTTCTGGAAAAAAGTATGACCTTGTTGGAGAATTTGACAACATAGGTATGAATGAAGATCTACCAAAAGGAGGAATGTGGTCTAAAAATATAAATTTAATTTCTTTTCAAAACCAGAAACTTATCAATCAGCTGGGGTATACAGACCATTTGATAGGAAAGTTATTGGACCGTCTTGAAGAGAAAAATCTTTTAGAACCATCATTGTTCATTTTGGCTGCAGACCATGGTGTGTCTATTAAAGCTGGAACGTTTCGCCGGGAGATAGATGTTAATTCATTGGGCGATATCGCATCTATACCTCTTTTTATTAAACTTCCAGGACAGAAGGAGGGGAGAGTGAGTGATTTGCCAGCTACCTTATTGGATGTTCTGCCTACTTTGGCAGATGTTCTGGGAGTAGAAATACCATGGGAATTGGAAGGAAAATCACTGTTGAATAATTCTTCCGGGACACGTGAAAGAATTATTCATGATTCTATGATTAGACCCTTTCCGGTTCCAAACGATTTAAGGGAGTCTTTGCTTGATGGAGTAAAAAGAAAACGGGATTTATTTGGCAAGTTTGAAGGCTGGGACAGATTTCGACTGCATGATGAAGATGCACATTCTTTCATGGATAGACCTGTGGCAGATTTCAAGGTTCAGCCAATGGAAAGTATTAAAGTGCATCTGGATTCGGGTTCTCAGGTTGAGACAAGGCCGGGTGTTTTACCTGCAATCGTTAAGGGTAAATTAGTTGGAATTGATGATAAAGATAATTGGGCATTTTTAATTGCCGTGAATAATATATTTCGGGCCGTATCTCCTGTCATCAATATTGAGGATAGCGATAATATCCTGTCGTTGTTACCAGAAATAGCATTTAAGAAGGGAACTAACGAAGTGGATATATATTTAATTAACAAGGATTCTAATAAGGGAGATAAAGTTTTTAAACCTCTATTGAATTAA
- the dnaJ gene encoding molecular chaperone DnaJ produces MTQRDYYEVLGVSQNANESELKKAYRQKALQYHPDKNPGDKEAEDKFKEASEAYDVLKDPEKRQIYDQFGHEGLKGRGFGGFSGFDDIFSQFGDIFGDFFGGGGRQQRTGSDLRLDISITFEEAIFGIEKEVEVSKHNPCGTCRGSGAKPGHSPQTCGTCRGTGQVIRAQGFFSVQSTCPDCRGAGQTITHPCQECHGDGRVLKNKKLSINIPAGVDDGSRLRLKGEGEPGPQGLPPGDLYVIMHVAAHDSFHREGHDIHCRLKLTFSQAALGAEIQVPLVDKGKTQVISVPAGAQTNETYRIPGAGVPQLRGHGRGDQVIHFIVETPRNLNKRQKELFKELSEIDGNPIKETLKGFFQKLRM; encoded by the coding sequence ATGACCCAACGTGACTATTATGAAGTGCTCGGTGTTTCTCAAAATGCGAATGAAAGCGAACTGAAAAAAGCCTACAGGCAAAAAGCTCTCCAATACCACCCAGATAAAAACCCTGGCGATAAAGAGGCCGAAGACAAATTCAAAGAAGCATCCGAAGCTTATGATGTTTTAAAGGATCCTGAAAAAAGGCAAATCTACGACCAGTTTGGGCACGAAGGCCTTAAAGGGCGCGGATTTGGTGGATTCAGTGGTTTTGACGATATCTTCTCTCAGTTTGGGGACATATTTGGTGATTTCTTTGGTGGAGGTGGAAGGCAACAGAGAACAGGGTCAGATTTACGACTCGATATTTCCATCACTTTTGAAGAAGCAATATTTGGCATAGAAAAAGAAGTCGAAGTCAGCAAACATAATCCCTGTGGAACCTGTAGAGGTTCTGGAGCAAAACCCGGCCACAGTCCCCAAACCTGCGGAACCTGCAGAGGAACGGGTCAGGTGATCCGTGCTCAGGGATTTTTTAGTGTCCAGTCCACTTGTCCTGACTGCCGGGGAGCCGGCCAAACAATCACCCATCCCTGCCAGGAATGCCATGGAGACGGGCGGGTTCTTAAAAATAAAAAATTATCCATCAATATCCCAGCAGGTGTAGATGATGGTTCACGGCTCAGACTAAAAGGTGAAGGGGAACCCGGACCTCAGGGCCTACCACCTGGAGACCTCTATGTCATCATGCATGTTGCAGCACATGACTCTTTTCACCGGGAAGGACACGATATCCATTGCCGCCTCAAGCTGACATTTTCTCAAGCGGCTTTGGGCGCTGAAATCCAGGTTCCTCTTGTCGATAAAGGAAAAACACAGGTTATATCTGTTCCAGCCGGAGCGCAAACCAATGAAACTTATCGCATTCCCGGAGCCGGAGTGCCTCAATTGAGGGGACATGGCAGGGGCGATCAAGTCATTCACTTCATTGTAGAAACCCCCAGAAACTTGAACAAAAGACAAAAGGAACTCTTCAAAGAATTATCAGAAATAGATGGTAACCCGATTAAAGAAACATTAAAGGGATTTTTCCAGAAGTTACGAATGTAA
- a CDS encoding nucleotide exchange factor GrpE: MAKKKSKASAKSNEEPVINIVDRRSALLEDDAVDDAEANIEDRLPTYVEKLKQEAEEKDKRLREYIAAYKEKSGENDDFRKRLEKDNDIRLDQFKANLFSRLTPILDNLNRAIQNTHSSKDLEALQKGVELVAKQYARELKNNGVEQINTQNRKFDPNTDEVLMTEDTTDPEKDNMIVEELEPGYIFKEKLIKAAKVKVAHLVK; this comes from the coding sequence ATGGCAAAAAAAAAATCAAAAGCATCTGCTAAATCTAACGAAGAACCCGTCATTAACATTGTTGATAGAAGGTCTGCCCTGCTTGAAGATGATGCTGTGGACGATGCCGAGGCTAACATTGAAGATCGACTGCCCACATATGTAGAAAAACTCAAGCAGGAGGCTGAAGAAAAGGACAAACGTCTGCGTGAATACATAGCTGCTTATAAAGAGAAATCAGGTGAAAACGATGATTTCAGAAAACGCCTCGAAAAAGATAATGACATTCGCCTGGATCAGTTCAAGGCGAATTTGTTTTCCCGGTTGACTCCAATTCTAGACAATTTAAATAGAGCTATTCAAAACACCCATTCAAGTAAGGATCTGGAAGCCCTCCAGAAAGGTGTGGAACTGGTAGCCAAGCAGTATGCCCGGGAACTGAAAAATAACGGGGTGGAACAAATCAATACCCAGAACAGAAAGTTTGACCCGAATACGGACGAAGTGCTCATGACAGAGGACACTACTGATCCTGAAAAGGATAATATGATTGTTGAAGAACTCGAACCGGGTTATATTTTCAAGGAAAAACTGATCAAGGCTGCCAAAGTAAAAGTGGCCCATTTAGTAAAATAA
- the dnaK gene encoding molecular chaperone DnaK has translation MGKIVGIDLGTTNSVVAVMEGSEPKVILNEEGSRTTPSVVAFTKEGEILVGQVAKRQAIANPENTIFSIKRFMGRSLNEVAEEMKMVPYEVIQGSKNEVRIKAGDKSYTPPEISAMILQKLKKSAEAYLGQPVTEAVITVPAYFNDAQRQATKDAGKIAGMEVKRIINEPTASALAYGLDKKKDHTIGVYDFGGGTFDISILEVGDNVVEVKATNGDTHLGGDNLDQRVIDWLVDEFKKEQGIDLSKDNMALQRLKEAAEKAKIELSTTNETDINLPFITADAGGPKHLNLKISRAKFEAMIDDLLDKSKTPCLQALKDAGLKADQIHEAILVGGSTRVPKAQELVKDLFGKEPHRGVNPDEVVALGAAVQAGVLSGDVKDILLLDVTPLSLGIETLGGVTTKLIERNTTIPTRKAETFSTAADNQPSVEINVLQGEREMAKDNRSLGKFHLDGIPPAPRGVPQVEVTFDIDANGILHVGAKDKGTGKEQKITITDSTGLNEDEIEQMVKDAEANAEADQERRESIDVKNQLDSVIYNVEKTLKENKEKLKEEDVKEAEETIEEAKKHLEGDMAVMKEQIEKVNQVAHKLAQTMYTQSQDAGGETPPEGDSSTGSDTKSDDDVVDAEFEDIGKK, from the coding sequence ATGGGAAAAATCGTAGGAATAGATTTGGGAACCACAAACTCAGTGGTTGCCGTTATGGAAGGTAGCGAGCCTAAAGTCATTCTTAATGAGGAAGGAAGTCGAACGACTCCTTCCGTTGTCGCCTTTACCAAAGAAGGTGAAATATTGGTAGGTCAGGTGGCTAAAAGACAGGCCATCGCTAACCCAGAAAATACGATTTTCTCCATCAAACGCTTTATGGGTAGATCGCTAAATGAAGTGGCAGAAGAAATGAAAATGGTTCCTTATGAAGTTATCCAAGGATCCAAAAATGAGGTGCGGATTAAAGCCGGAGATAAATCTTACACTCCTCCTGAAATATCGGCCATGATTCTGCAAAAACTAAAAAAGTCTGCTGAAGCTTATCTTGGCCAACCCGTTACAGAAGCTGTGATCACTGTCCCAGCTTATTTTAACGACGCCCAGCGCCAGGCAACCAAAGATGCAGGTAAGATTGCCGGAATGGAGGTGAAACGTATCATCAATGAGCCTACAGCTTCTGCACTGGCATATGGACTGGACAAGAAAAAAGACCACACCATAGGAGTCTATGACTTTGGTGGTGGTACGTTTGACATTTCGATCCTTGAAGTCGGCGACAATGTCGTTGAAGTTAAAGCCACAAACGGTGATACTCATCTTGGTGGTGATAATCTTGATCAGCGGGTTATCGACTGGCTGGTAGATGAATTTAAAAAAGAGCAAGGTATTGATCTTTCAAAAGACAATATGGCCCTCCAGAGGCTCAAGGAAGCCGCTGAAAAAGCCAAGATAGAGCTTTCAACCACCAATGAGACCGATATCAACCTTCCTTTTATCACTGCTGATGCGGGGGGTCCAAAACATTTGAACCTCAAAATTTCTCGAGCAAAATTTGAAGCAATGATTGATGATCTGCTGGACAAATCAAAAACTCCTTGTCTTCAGGCATTGAAGGATGCTGGTCTCAAGGCCGACCAGATTCATGAAGCAATTCTGGTTGGTGGTTCCACACGAGTCCCTAAAGCTCAAGAGCTGGTGAAGGACCTTTTTGGTAAAGAGCCTCATCGTGGTGTAAACCCTGATGAAGTGGTTGCGCTTGGTGCTGCTGTTCAGGCAGGCGTACTTTCCGGTGACGTGAAAGACATTCTTCTTCTTGATGTCACTCCGCTTTCTCTCGGAATCGAAACCCTGGGAGGAGTCACCACTAAACTTATTGAGCGCAATACCACCATTCCCACCCGCAAAGCGGAAACGTTTTCAACAGCAGCAGACAACCAGCCTTCTGTTGAGATCAATGTGCTACAGGGTGAACGTGAGATGGCAAAGGATAACCGCTCCCTTGGAAAGTTCCATCTGGATGGAATTCCACCAGCACCCAGAGGTGTCCCCCAGGTTGAAGTGACCTTTGATATTGATGCCAACGGTATTTTGCACGTTGGCGCTAAGGATAAGGGAACCGGAAAAGAACAAAAAATCACCATCACTGATTCAACCGGTTTGAATGAGGACGAAATCGAGCAAATGGTTAAAGACGCTGAAGCAAACGCTGAAGCAGATCAAGAAAGAAGGGAAAGCATTGATGTAAAAAATCAGCTCGACTCTGTAATCTACAATGTGGAAAAAACCCTGAAAGAAAATAAAGAAAAGCTTAAAGAGGAAGACGTAAAAGAAGCTGAAGAAACCATTGAGGAAGCCAAAAAGCATCTTGAAGGCGACATGGCTGTTATGAAAGAACAAATCGAAAAAGTCAATCAGGTTGCACATAAACTGGCTCAAACTATGTATACCCAATCTCAAGATGCAGGTGGAGAAACGCCTCCTGAGGGCGATTCAAGCACCGGCTCTGACACCAAATCGGACGATGATGTTGTCGATGCCGAATTTGAAGATATTGGAAAAAAATAA
- the pyrE gene encoding orotate phosphoribosyltransferase, translating to MTIAEKIAHIALEAGAIQINAQKPFTWASGYKMPIYNDNRLLLGNADHRSLIANGFQDLLKNYVEGIDVIAGTATAGIPHATTLADMLQLPLIYVRSKEKSHGMGNKIEGILNKNQRVLVIEDLVSTGGSAINAVTAIREAGGIVEHCFSIFSYGFPEAIEKFNNISCQLHSILVFSKLLQVAQSKADISQSDIEILLSWQKNPFAWGKKDF from the coding sequence ATGACAATTGCAGAAAAAATTGCACATATAGCGTTGGAAGCTGGAGCTATCCAAATCAATGCCCAGAAACCATTTACCTGGGCTTCCGGCTATAAAATGCCAATTTATAATGATAATCGCCTGCTTTTAGGGAATGCAGATCATCGCTCTTTAATAGCCAATGGTTTTCAAGATCTATTAAAAAATTATGTTGAGGGCATAGATGTCATAGCTGGAACGGCAACTGCCGGTATTCCTCATGCAACCACTCTGGCTGACATGCTTCAACTTCCATTGATCTATGTGAGATCGAAGGAAAAATCTCATGGCATGGGTAATAAAATTGAAGGTATTCTGAATAAAAACCAGAGGGTGTTGGTCATCGAGGACCTTGTTTCAACAGGTGGAAGTGCAATCAACGCTGTGACGGCCATACGAGAAGCCGGTGGCATTGTTGAGCACTGTTTCAGTATTTTCAGTTATGGTTTTCCCGAAGCAATAGAAAAATTCAACAATATCTCTTGCCAACTCCATTCAATACTGGTTTTTTCTAAACTACTGCAAGTAGCTCAATCTAAAGCAGATATCTCTCAAAGTGACATTGAAATACTGCTTTCCTGGCAAAAAAATCCTTTTGCATGGGGAAAGAAGGATTTTTGA